The stretch of DNA acaataaatttaatcataaaattttttataatataaaaagtattacatctaatatttttttttttttataaaaaagcaaaaagaattattctatatttattttctttctaTGAATTTAATCTTTGAGAATATACATTTCTTTTTAACAATtgctttttaaaataaaaatgaagatataaaaattttcttttttttatttatacactaattttaatttagatatcttaaaaaattaatacacTCTAAGTAGTAAATAAAAGACTTGTTATGATTTTTATATGTGATTtcactttttatattttttaatttttcaaaatgaaaataaatgattattatttattatatcaaaaaaaaaactcactaaaaaatatttttgaagGAAACTTTTCAGCAGATTATAATGAAGATACATCAACAATAAATAATTcctacatatatatatttgacaatatatctaataatagaaatgaatatttatttaacatatataagaaaaataaaggtGAAAATTCAGAAAAAATTAGGAAATCTATTTCTGTTAATAAATcgtatgataaaaaaaaaagagaattcaACAATAGAAATGATCTATATaccatttttaattataggAGAACTTTACATAATAATAAGCGTTCTCCATGCATTGGTACTATTTACGACAACTATTCAGGAAAAAGTTTTTGTTGTCTAAATAATTACtataataagaaatatattgatgtaataaataaatgtaattttttgaaaattaacAACGATGTTcctttaaaagaaattaaaaatactttaaatGAATGCAATTTAAATAACttaaatgatttatataaaaataatttcaactatatatatttaaatagattaaataatatgaatttgaataatttaaataaacataatttgaatataaaattgaatgaaaatgaatattctttaattaataaGCATCTAgagaaaagtaaaaattgTAACAAaagtaattataatataaataatagcaATAATTTTGATACTAATTCTTCTTCAAATGAACTTATTCCTAACCTTATAAGAGAATTACATCAAAATTcagtaaataatatatattacataAGAAACCAAATGAGCACTTTAAATAATACCCatgtaaataaattatattgtaataaaaaaaaaaagaattattattcatctaaaaataaagagaataataatatattggtaaaaattaaaaagactgataaaaataaaaatgatatcatccataaaaatgtaatttaCTTAAACACTTTAAATATCAAGAACCACTTGaagcataattttttttataaaaaagagaaaaattctttaatagGAAATAAAGGCATGAACAAAAGTATTTGTTTTAACtatgataataattattcaaatatatatattcagaATTATAGTAACTTTatcataaataataataattttacttatattaaaaataatgataaatttaACATTAATAGAAGTTATATCAAAAATCTACactataataataataataataataataataataataatgataaaaataataataatagtgataataataataataataataataataataataataataataataataataataataataataataataataataataataatgataatagtaataacgatgatgatgatgataaaaataataataatagtgatgataatagtaatagcaatgatgatgatgatgatgatgataataataataatagtaataacgatgatgatgatgataaaaataataataatagtgataaaaatagtaataatagtgatgatcataataataatagtaatattaagattaataataataaaaatgtgaGGATAGAAAACAAAAGTGAATATTgttataataaaagtataaaaaaaatagatgaatCAAATATCCCTAATTCtgtgaataaaaatataagtaagacgaatgaagaaaaaaaggaaaaagcaGAAATGAAAGATACAAGTAATGAAGacatgaaaaataaaaataatttattaaaattgaataaatacgtagaaattttttatttaaaaaaaaaggtaagaTTAATTAACTGCTTGGTATATCTAAAAGATATATGTTTTCCTTGGCAGGGAACAGAgaataaaagtatatttttatttaacttaTCTAATATACTTTACACAAATGATATTACAGTATTATGTATTtatgaatttatatttttgccTCTAatcaattattttaataataattataaagatgattttaaaatattaagacATTCTAATAGTtgtaaaaatgtattttttgtTGATGATTTTAGCAACAGTGGtaatgataatttttcatcGGGGGAAGAAAATTTTCGACCTGATACAACATTGACGgatatgttaaaaaaaaaaaaaaaagttgaaaATTGCGAAAGTgttattaagaaaaataagagaaaaataaaaaataatgcaaacaaaaaattaaaagctAATATAAATAGGAATTCATTGTTAAATGCTAATGATTTTAGCACAGGGTTTGATGAAAATTTGGgagaattaaattttatagaattattaaatctaaatgaattttttttatttgatcctttttcttatattgacgaaaaaaaattaagaaatgaGATTCgtataaaagatatttttcACATTGTATATTTATTAGAATGCTTTCAATTACAAAAAGATTataataaaactttttttgataaatgttttgatataataattaatgatTTTTCTGTTTAtcttaagtatatatatcatttaaaatttaatatatttttttcaaacagtgatttaaaaaaagaatttactGATAATTATTTCAATGCAAAATTTGCATTCGTAGAAcagttaaaagaaaaagaggtTGACGAAACGTTCTTTGTAAAATCTTTGAATAAGAGAAATAGGAGAATattaaagaataatttaattagtGAAAAGGAAAACTCAGAAAATATAGATGCAGTAAATatacaaaatgaaaatttaaaaaatataaaaaacgagaaattaaaaaaaaattgtgatACAGGAAAGAATTGGAACTTTGATGAattcaatatatttaatattttttatatatatgaatatattcaTTCAGTTGATGAAGAAGATAAAAATGCATCTATTTCATCAAGCTTAAGTGGTAAGGTCTATGATATAAAAACAAGTGACAAATgctttaataataatataagttataacaatttaagaaaagaaaagttgaattcttttgaaaaaaatatgaaagagtttttaaataattactttgaaaaatattatataaaaacaaatataaataattctccaactttaaaaaatggctatttttttgaaaaaaaatttggcTTTCAGagcaaaaataataatactaatattaaaaacaatgaaaataatgaattaaataaaaaaaagaatattgaaaaaataaagtcagctaatatatatgttaatgAAAAGTATTCATCAGGTAACCATCTAAATAAAcaagataaaataataaataatatattagacaaaatatatgataattatattaatgaaaattatatattgaaaaaaaataataattatcataTCCTTttagaaaacaaaaaaatcatgaaaaattattgtgatgataataattatgttaatgtaaaaaatgatattgaAGATTCTCCAAATATAATTAATCAAGAAAATTTGAATAATATCAATAACCCttccttttttaataactGCATAGAATTTAATGAGAATTGCTTggaaaaggaaaattataaagaaaaggaaaaattgaaaaattgtTGTTCTTCATCTCTTGAGACAATTAATggaaattctttttatttagctaataaaaaattcttgGATAAAAAGCTtgatatgaaaaaattatcaaaagaCAATGAACAAAATATCATTAAGCAAagtgaaaatgataaatatgaaagaaaaatGTTTTCAGGAGCTAGCatactaaaaaattatacaaaaaGTAAGGGTTTGTTAAAatattcaattaaaaatgacGATTACAACACCAATGcaagtaataattttttttacaattttaatgataatagTATATGTAACAAAAacgaaaataatttaaagtttTTTAGAAAATCAAATTATAATAGTATAGTTAGCCATATGAACGATTATAccataaatgataaaatggTTGATAATTTAAACATTAATGATATGAACGATAATAAGACAAATAACATTACAAGCAGCAATAAAATTTTCCGAATtgatttaaagaaaataaaaaaaatagagaataataaaataaaagatttgTTTAATGCATATAGTTATGATAATCAATTTTTATCTGATCGTAAGAAAAATCctaaagatgaaaaaaaaagtaaaatatacaataaaaataataatttaaaaaatatatataacttttcTGGGAAACTTTTTACATTAACtgataataatttaactGATAACTATACCATGAATAATGAATCATTTCCTAAGGACTCTTtcgaaatttttaataatttaaagttaaaagaaaaattaaacaacTATTATTCtcatattaatgaaaattcaaTACACaaagaaatttatattaaaaaaataaaagattataatactcaaaaaaattcatctcttatagaaaataaaacagGATTAATTACAACTGATTTTGCAAATTTCcctgaagaaaaaaaaaatgacagtataaataaaaatcaaataacatataattctattacaaattttttaaataatacaggagaaaaaaaagaagactCAAATAGAATCACAAAGCATGTTACATGTGTTTCAAATGATACATCaagtgtaaaaaaaaaaaaaaataataaaaatcaatGCTTATTACTTAATGAACAAGTGGATGATAAATTTGATTCAATTTACAATCAAAACTTTGATTGTTCTTTTAAAGAAACATGCAAATATTATATGGATAAAgatttacaaaatttttacCTAAGTAaatacaataataaaaatttattagaagtacttaatattaaaaaaacaaaatatgtCGAAGATTTGAAATATAGAATTTGTAATAGAATTGAAGAGaaagaatatattattaataattttttaaaaaaacttaaattaattgataataataatttatacaacatagatgaaaaagaaaaacagatatttaatttaattatgaaatatgtaaataaagTGAGAACTGTAAATTctaaaaaatggaaaattaaaaatatttcttttgatTCCAATTACAATAGATACatagcattttttttttttaaaaataaaaaaaaatccaaATCTTTTTCATGTAAAAAATATGGGGGCAAAGAAAATGCAAAAAATGAAGCCGCCAGCTTTCATGCCCATTATAACAAATTttacaattattttattagatatttagaaaacaaaaaaaaatataca from Plasmodium relictum strain SGS1 genome assembly, chromosome: 11 encodes:
- the ApiAP2 gene encoding transcription factor with AP2 domain(s), putative; amino-acid sequence: MKINDYYLLYQKKNSLKNIFEGNFSADYNEDTSTINNSYIYIFDNISNNRNEYLFNIYKKNKGENSEKIRKSISVNKSYDKKKREFNNRNDLYTIFNYRRTLHNNKRSPCIGTIYDNYSGKSFCCLNNYYNKKYIDVINKCNFLKINNDVPLKEIKNTLNECNLNNLNDLYKNNFNYIYLNRLNNMNLNNLNKHNLNIKLNENEYSLINKHLEKSKNCNKSNYNINNSNNFDTNSSSNELIPNLIRELHQNSVNNIYYIRNQMSTLNNTHVNKLYCNKKKKNYYSSKNKENNNILVKIKKTDKNKNDIIHKNVIYLNTLNIKNHLKHNFFYKKEKNSLIGNKGMNKSICFNYDNNYSNIYIQNYSNFIINNNNFTYIKNNDKFNINRSYIKNLHYNNNNNNNNNNNDKNNNNSDNNNNNNNNNNNNNNNNNNNNNNNNNNNDNSNNDDDDDKNNNNSDDNSNSNDDDDDDDNNNNSNNDDDDDKNNNNSDKNSNNSDDHNNNSNIKINNNKNVRIENKSEYCYNKSIKKIDESNIPNSVNKNISKTNEEKKEKAEMKDTSNEDMKNKNNLLKLNKYVEIFYLKKKVRLINCLVYLKDICFPWQGTENKSIFLFNLSNILYTNDITVLCIYEFIFLPLINYFNNNYKDDFKILRHSNSCKNVFFVDDFSNSGNDNFSSGEENFRPDTTLTDMLKKKKKVENCESVIKKNKRKIKNNANKKLKANINRNSLLNANDFSTGFDENLGELNFIELLNLNEFFLFDPFSYIDEKKLRNEIRIKDIFHIVYLLECFQLQKDYNKTFFDKCFDIIINDFSVYLKYIYHLKFNIFFSNSDLKKEFTDNYFNAKFAFVEQLKEKEVDETFFVKSLNKRNRRILKNNLISEKENSENIDAVNIQNENLKNIKNEKLKKNCDTGKNWNFDEFNIFNIFYIYEYIHSVDEEDKNASISSSLSGKVYDIKTSDKCFNNNISYNNLRKEKLNSFEKNMKEFLNNYFEKYYIKTNINNSPTLKNGYFFEKKFGFQSKNNNTNIKNNENNELNKKKNIEKIKSANIYVNEKYSSGNHLNKQDKIINNILDKIYDNYINENYILKKNNNYHILLENKKIMKNYCDDNNYVNVKNDIEDSPNIINQENLNNINNPSFFNNCIEFNENCLEKENYKEKEKLKNCCSSSLETINGNSFYLANKKFLDKKLDMKKLSKDNEQNIIKQSENDKYERKMFSGASILKNYTKSKGLLKYSIKNDDYNTNASNNFFYNFNDNSICNKNENNLKFFRKSNYNSIVSHMNDYTINDKMVDNLNINDMNDNKTNNITSSNKIFRIDLKKIKKIENNKIKDLFNAYSYDNQFLSDRKKNPKDEKKSKIYNKNNNLKNIYNFSGKLFTLTDNNLTDNYTMNNESFPKDSFEIFNNLKLKEKLNNYYSHINENSIHKEIYIKKIKDYNTQKNSSLIENKTGLITTDFANFPEEKKNDSINKNQITYNSITNFLNNTGEKKEDSNRITKHVTCVSNDTSSVKKKKNNKNQCLLLNEQVDDKFDSIYNQNFDCSFKETCKYYMDKDLQNFYLSKYNNKNLLEVLNIKKTKYVEDLKYRICNRIEEKEYIINNFLKKLKLIDNNNLYNIDEKEKQIFNLIMKYVNKVRTVNSKKWKIKNISFDSNYNRYIAFFFFKNKKKSKSFSCKKYGGKENAKNEAASFHAHYNKFYNYFIRYLENKKKYTKNIEEIDKKKNKISEEFLFDIHNLKKEKKRKIGNDEEKEKEEDIIKMKFKKIHSTENVFENKQTCIISNEKNIYINENHSEIEI